The Devosia sp. MC521 genome segment CCATCATGCGCCGCGAAACGTGGAGCCATTTCCGCGCTCTGGGGTACGATAGCGTGCGTGCAGATGCGCTAGCAGCCAACATCACGTGGCGCGGCACCAAGCATCAGGAAGCTGGTACAGACACGGCCGATCCTCAGTTCCTCGCTGACATCGAGCAACGCGCGCTGGCGGCGTGCACGGCGCATTTGCCGAATGTTCCTGAGGCTGAAATTCAGGCGCTCATTCATGGTGGTATCTGTTTCGCGCAGGGCGATTTCCAGAACGTAACCGACTTGGTGCTGGGCTACGGCGGGCTCGACGGTTTTGCTGTGCCTTCACGCTACATCGAAACCCGTAGCTATGCCCTCAAGGATGTTCACACCATCGAGCTGTTCTCCGATGGCTACTTCAAACTTGGCGATCGTTTTGGCGTAGCCTCATGGGAGGCCGGTCACGAAGAGGTGGAGGCAGAAGACTTCCACAAAATCGCCCGCTATATGAGCACAAAGGGTACGACTGATACCCAACTCACCGATGATAGAACCTATCTAGGGATAAAGCTCTAATGAGTGGCCGGACGCGTGTTGAAGGATTGTTGTCTCAGCGCGCGGACTCTCCGGCCGCTTCTAACGGCCTGAATGAGCGGCAAGAGCGAATTCTTGTCGCCATTGGTGCCAATGGCGCAGCATCTGTTTCTGAACTTGCTGAGCAGTTTAACGTCACCACCCAGACTATTCGGCGGGACTTAAAACTGCTCAACGAACGGGGCCTGCTGGTCAAAGGTTTTGGCGGCGCTTTCGCGGCCCCGGGTGTCGCGCGATACACTTATAATGAGCGCGGTAGCACCGAAGTCGACATCAAACGCCAGCTCGTCAATGCGCTCAAGCCGATCCTGTTTGACGGCGCCACGGTCTTCGTGGGCCTGGGGACGACCTTCCATGGCCTCCATCAAGTTGTTGCCGAATTTCCTGGCATGCTCTTGGCGTCGCCCAATCTGGAAGTGATCTATAGCTGCGCGATGAATACCGACGCCACCGTCTATGTTTACGGCGGCTATGTGCGCAATAAGGACACTTCCATCCTCACCCTCGCCGACACTAGTCGACAAAAGTTCAAGTTTGATATCGCCATCATCGGCGCAAGCGCGATTGATCGGGAGGGCTCTGTGCTGGAGTTCGATCCGATGGAGGTCGATCTGGTGCGTGACGTTCTCGCTTTGAGTCGGCGGGTCGTACTCGTCGCTCATGACGGAAAATTCAGCCAGAACGCGCCCCATGTGGTCACGCATCTCTCCGAAGTCGATGTGCTTGTCACAAACGGTGATCCCGCCACATATTTTGACGACGCTACGACCTTGAAAGGTCTCGATATCATCCGCGTGTGAGGATGAGGCGGATGCTTTTGATTGCGCTGGGGCATGCCATGCTCTACCTTAGTCTCAACAACGCAACAAAGGTGCGTTCGGGCGCGGCCGGCTTTCCGGCCTTGGCGACCGCGCACTAAGGAGACATCCCGTGGCCGATCTTACTCGGTCCGCCGCTGTTTCGGTCTTAAAAGCCGAGGCAGGGGCCGGTGTATCTTCCGGTCAAAGCCGGAAGGATAGGGCAGCCATTGCGCCGCCCGGATCGCCGGATCCGCGGACCCTAAACGCCCCGAATCCCCGTCGACACCGCGGCGCCATTTACGCTGCGCTCGATTTGGGAACGAACAATTGCCGTCTTCTTATTGCCAGACCCCATGAAAGGGGTTTTCGCGTTTTAGATGGCTACACACGCATTGTCCGACTAGGCGAGGGCGTTTCTGTCACCGGTCGTTTGGCTGATGGCGCGATGGAACGCACCATGGACGCGCTGCGGATGTGCCGTAACAAGTTGCGCGAGCATCAGCCGACGCGCATGCGTTTGATCGCAACCGAAGCCTGCCGCGCCGCTGAAAATGGTCCTGCATTTTTGGCCCGTGTGAAGAGCGAGCTCGGGATCGAACTTGAGATCGTTGATCGTCGCACTGAGGCCGAATTGGCCGTTACCGGTTGCGCCGATCTGATTGATACTCAGGCGCAAGGCGCGCTGATGTTTGATATCGGCGGGGGTTCCTCAGAGCTGGCTTGGCTCGACTTCCGTGGCGGTCGCCCGCGTTCGCAGGGGCGGATGTCTGCTTCTATTCGGTCGTGGCAGTCCATGCCGGTTGGCGTGGTCTCGATTGCCGAAAAATTCGGCGGTGTGAATGTCACGCGCGAGACGTTTGAAGACATGGTCTCCTACGTTTCTGAGCACCTCCGTCAGTTCCGTGGCCGCGAAAAGCTGCGTCAGATGATTGCCGAACATCCAGTCCATTTGATTGGCACGTCAGGTACGGTGACGACGCTTGCGGGTTTACATCTCGGCCTGGAACGCTATGAGCGTCTGAAAGTTGACGGCCTTTGGATGCGGCGCGATCAGGTTGATGAAACCATGCGCGTTCTGCTGAACATGCCGTTTGAGCGCCGTGTCGCGCATGCTTGCATAGGCAAGGATCGCGCCGATCTCGTGCTTCCCGGTTGTGCTATTTTTGAGGCCATCCGTCGTGAATGGCCTACGGATCGCGTTCGGGTTGCCGATCGTGGTCTTCGTGAAGGTATTTTGATTTCCCTTATGGACGCTGATCGCTCCCAGAAGCGTCCAATTCGACATCCAAGGAGGGCGGGCAATGGCCAATAGTAAAGCCCTGGGCACAGGCGGTCGTAAGTCCGACAGAGACTTTAAAATTCGCGTTAAATCGGCCAAGGGCCGTAAAGTCGCGTCGACGAAGTGGCTTGAGCGTCAGCTCAACGACCCCTATGTGGCGCGCGCACGCTCTGAAGGGTATCGCTCTCGAGCTGCCTTCAAAATCAAAGAGATGGACGAAAAGCACAAGTTCTTCAAAAAGGGCATGCGCGTCGTCGATCTTGGTGCAGCGCCGGGCGGCTGGTCGCAGGTAGCGGCGACCGCTGTTGGCTCAACGCCGGACAACGTGCTCGTCATCGGTATCGACTATATCGAAATGGACGACATCCCCGGTGTGAACCTGCTGCGCAAGGATTTCACCGAGGATGATGCTCCGGGCATGTTGATCGACATGCTGGGTGGCCACAAGGCCGACGTCGTCATGTCCGATATGGCGTGGCCGACGACAGGCCACCGTCCGACTGACCACCTTCGTATCGTTCACCTGATCGAGATCGCGGCAGACTTCGCCATTGAGGTCCTCAAGCCCGGCGGCACGTTTGTGGCAAAGGTTTTCCAAGGCGGCACCGAGCATGAGCTGTTGCACATGCTCAAGCGTCACTTTGATACGACCTTCCACTCCAAGCCTCCCTCAAGCCGCAAAGACTCCGCAGAGGCTTATCTCGTGGCGAAGGGGTTCAAAGGCCTGGATTTCCGGCATGAACACAACAACGATCACGACGAATAGTCAGCCGCGAGACTGAACCATAAGACCGCCCTTCGAGGCGGTCTTTTCGTTTCATCTTGGTGCGCGTCAGCCTTTAGCGCGGCCCTTATGCCCCGACACGTCGCTGCCCGCGTTTGCGGGCAGGGTGAAATAGACCAATCCACCGAGGGCGCTGAGGGTGCCGACCGCGAAGAATGCGATCTGGAAGTTTATCAGCGTCAGCGCGCCACCGGTGAAATGGCGCGTGATCTCGATCACGGCACCCGCCACGGCAACACCGAAGGCGACCGACAACTGCTGGGATACCGCCACGATGGCGGTGGCTTGGCTGGCTTCTTCATCGGAAATGTCTGCGTAGCCCAGGGCGTTCGACCCCGTGAAAAAGATCGAGCGGAGTACGCCGCCGAATACGATTACGCCCATCATGACCGCCGCCGCTGTTTCGGCTGTGAACAGACCCTGCGCGCCGATGAGAAGGCCGCCTAACACCGCCGAGACGCCCAGGACGCGCGGGAAACCCCAGCGGGCGTAGACACGTTCGGCGATGAACTTGCTCCCCATCGCGCCGAGCGCCGACACGAATGTGATGGCGCCACTTTCAAATGGGGTCATGCCAAAGCCGAGTTGCAGCATCAGCGGGAGGAGAAACGGAACAGCTCCCACACCGATGCGAAACACCGAGCCGCCCGTTATCGAGGATCGGAAAAGCTTGTGGCGCAACAGCTTGGGATCCAGCAGGGGATAGGTCACCCGGCGCGCGTGAAGCACGTAAAGGGCAGCAGCAACAAGCCCAATCGCCAGTGTTAGATAGCCATACGTGATGGGAACGGCTGGAAGGCTGATCACAGACAGGCCGAATACCGTGCCCGAGAAGGCGACGGCGGCGATGAGAAATCCGACCAAATCGATAGGGCGCGGTGCGCGCTCATCCGGCACTTTGAGGTAGATGCCCGAAAAGATGATCCCGGCGATACCAATCGGGATGTTGATCCAGAAGATCCAATGCCAGCTGAGATATGTTGTCAGAAAACCGCCGATAAGCGGGCCTGTCACAGGAGCAATCAGCGCGGGGACTGTGAGCCAAGCCATGGCTGACACGAGTTCATTTCTGGGTGTTGAGCGCACGAGTAGTAAGCGTCCGACGGGTGTCATCATGGACGACCCTATGCCTTGGAAAAAGCGCGATGCCACAAAGGTCTCGAGCGAATTGGCAAAGGAACATGCCAGAGACCCCAGCATGAAAACGAAGATCGCCAGACGGAAGATGTTCTTCGCTCCGAAACGGTCGGCCATCCACCCGCTAATAGGGATAAAAATCGCCAGCGCCACGAAGTAAGCCGTCAGCGCCAACTTTAGGGCGATGGGCTCAGAGCCGATATCGGCTGCAATTGCAGGTAGGCTGGTGGCGATGACA includes the following:
- a CDS encoding Ppx/GppA phosphatase family protein, which codes for MADLTRSAAVSVLKAEAGAGVSSGQSRKDRAAIAPPGSPDPRTLNAPNPRRHRGAIYAALDLGTNNCRLLIARPHERGFRVLDGYTRIVRLGEGVSVTGRLADGAMERTMDALRMCRNKLREHQPTRMRLIATEACRAAENGPAFLARVKSELGIELEIVDRRTEAELAVTGCADLIDTQAQGALMFDIGGGSSELAWLDFRGGRPRSQGRMSASIRSWQSMPVGVVSIAEKFGGVNVTRETFEDMVSYVSEHLRQFRGREKLRQMIAEHPVHLIGTSGTVTTLAGLHLGLERYERLKVDGLWMRRDQVDETMRVLLNMPFERRVAHACIGKDRADLVLPGCAIFEAIRREWPTDRVRVADRGLREGILISLMDADRSQKRPIRHPRRAGNGQ
- a CDS encoding MFS transporter: MIRVTPLILAVALFMEQMDSTVIATSLPAIAADIGSEPIALKLALTAYFVALAIFIPISGWMADRFGAKNIFRLAIFVFMLGSLACSFANSLETFVASRFFQGIGSSMMTPVGRLLLVRSTPRNELVSAMAWLTVPALIAPVTGPLIGGFLTTYLSWHWIFWINIPIGIAGIIFSGIYLKVPDERAPRPIDLVGFLIAAVAFSGTVFGLSVISLPAVPITYGYLTLAIGLVAAALYVLHARRVTYPLLDPKLLRHKLFRSSITGGSVFRIGVGAVPFLLPLMLQLGFGMTPFESGAITFVSALGAMGSKFIAERVYARWGFPRVLGVSAVLGGLLIGAQGLFTAETAAAVMMGVIVFGGVLRSIFFTGSNALGYADISDEEASQATAIVAVSQQLSVAFGVAVAGAVIEITRHFTGGALTLINFQIAFFAVGTLSALGGLVYFTLPANAGSDVSGHKGRAKG
- a CDS encoding DeoR/GlpR family DNA-binding transcription regulator encodes the protein MSGRTRVEGLLSQRADSPAASNGLNERQERILVAIGANGAASVSELAEQFNVTTQTIRRDLKLLNERGLLVKGFGGAFAAPGVARYTYNERGSTEVDIKRQLVNALKPILFDGATVFVGLGTTFHGLHQVVAEFPGMLLASPNLEVIYSCAMNTDATVYVYGGYVRNKDTSILTLADTSRQKFKFDIAIIGASAIDREGSVLEFDPMEVDLVRDVLALSRRVVLVAHDGKFSQNAPHVVTHLSEVDVLVTNGDPATYFDDATTLKGLDIIRV
- a CDS encoding RlmE family RNA methyltransferase, translated to MANSKALGTGGRKSDRDFKIRVKSAKGRKVASTKWLERQLNDPYVARARSEGYRSRAAFKIKEMDEKHKFFKKGMRVVDLGAAPGGWSQVAATAVGSTPDNVLVIGIDYIEMDDIPGVNLLRKDFTEDDAPGMLIDMLGGHKADVVMSDMAWPTTGHRPTDHLRIVHLIEIAADFAIEVLKPGGTFVAKVFQGGTEHELLHMLKRHFDTTFHSKPPSSRKDSAEAYLVAKGFKGLDFRHEHNNDHDE